The Ananas comosus cultivar F153 linkage group 7, ASM154086v1, whole genome shotgun sequence genome has a window encoding:
- the LOC109712986 gene encoding methyl-CpG-binding domain-containing protein 10-like isoform X2 translates to MGGTPRRTEIVFISPTGEEIKNKKQLDQYLKSYPGGPSSSEFDWGTGDTPRRSARISEKAKATETPEGEKPKKRERKSSSKKGSKEKKEDETAGAEKDAGATDEEAKDAAADVEMKETAGAEMKGTETSKEGLTETAVNETAVEQDSADKTKENDEKKTEENAKKAENSEEPSKDGSLVEEKKVEEEPADSEALPPQPESKGDTSAKEGKGEGEVSTENGGQMDNKKHDVDHKEAPLANSDDGQHPPDS, encoded by the exons ATGGGTGGAACACCAAGAAGGACTGAAATAGTTTTCATTTCGCCTACTGGCGAGGAGATTAAGAATAAGAAGCAATTGGATCAGTACCTGAAGTCCTATCCTGGAGGCCCCTCTTCATCTGAATTTGATTGGGGAACGG gTGATACTCCAAGGCGCTCGGCAAGGATCAGCGAGAAAGCAAAGGCAACTGAAACCCCGGAAGGCGAGAAAccgaagaaaagagagaggaaatcAAGCTCAAAAAAAGGAtcgaaggagaagaaagaagacgAAACTGCAGGAGCTGAGAAAGATGCTGGTGCTACAGACGAAGAAGCTAAAGATGCTGCTGCTGATGTGGAGATGAAAGAAACTGCTGGTGCAGAGATGAAAGGAACTGAAACTTCTAAAGAGGGTCTTACGGAAACAGCCGTGAATGAAACTGCTGTAGAGCAAGATTCGGCAGATAAGACGAAGGAGAATGACGAAAAGAAAACTGAGGAAAATGCAAAGAAGGCCGAAAACTCCGAAGAACCTAGTAAGGATGGCTCTCttgtagaagaaaagaaagtggAAGAGGAACCGGCTGACTCAGAAGCACTCCCCCCACAGCCGGAATCCAAGGGGGATACTTCGGCCAAGGAAGGAAAAGGTGAAGGGGAGGTTTCGACGGAGAACGGCGGCCAAATGGACAATAAAAAACATGATGTGGACCACAAGGAAGCACCTTTAGCAAACTCCGACGATGGGCAGCATCCACCCGACTCCTGA
- the LOC109712940 gene encoding uncharacterized protein LOC109712940 yields the protein MVAKMMRWRPWPPLTARKFRVRLVVRRVEGVAAPAPARVTAEVRWKGRPRAALGPLRRTVRRNCTREEEVMAEKDDGERREEAEQEEEGRGFVEWNEDFESVVTLTSYRENAFHPWELSFVVFNGVNQGSKNKASILGTATLNLAEYASTAKEEIEIKLPLVLPGVTTESPPSLHISLNLLELRLGEETSEAEQRPIVPAPLSPSSGDGQPAEKDELSALKAGLRKVKIFRELVSTRKPKKTCGDDEGSEGKCSARSEEVEQAYPFDTDSMDDDLDEGEIEEGKEVRKSFSYGTLAYANFAGSFCGDVGFDGEYEDWVYYSHRRSDVGYSRNEETAPSVQEQSVSQASKRSIILPWRKRKLGFRSPKAKGEPLLKKAYGEEGGDDIDYDRRVLSSSDESLSALKQKDEEGSTNHSSVSEFGDDNFVIGSWETKEIVSRDGHMKLSTQVFFASIDQRSERAAGESACTALVAVIADWLHNNPNMMPIKSQFDSLIRDGSLEWRSLCDNQSYRERFPDKHFDLETVLHANVRPLSVNPSKSFIGFFHPEGTEDSSGFEFLHGAMSFDCIWDEISRDGGPECLYIVSWNDHFFVLKVERDAYYIIDTLGERLYEGCDQAYILKFDASTSIRQIPSEEKTANSDSNGAASSGAQSSNSKGEDDGENSAVADGELVCEGKESCKEYIKSFLAAIPIRELLVDIKKGLMASATPLHHRLQIELHYTDSSKETNMEFPLPIETGAALTVAPAVAV from the exons atgGTGGCGAAGATGATGCGGTGGCGTCCATGGCCGCCGCTCACGGCGAGGAAGTTCCGGGTGCGGCTCGTGGTGCGGAGGGTCGAGGGggtggcggcgccggcgccggcgagggtGACGGCAGAGGTGAGGTGGAAGGGGCGGCCGAGGGCGGCGCTGGGGCCGCTGAGGAGGACGGTGAGGAGGAACTGCACGAGGGAGGAGGAGGTAATGGCGGAGAAGGACGAtggggagaggagggaggaggcggagcaggaggaggaggggaggggtTTCGTGGAGTGGAACGAGGACTTCGAGAGCGTCGTAACCCTAACGTCGTATAGGGAGAACGCGTTCCACCCGTGGGAGTTGTCCTTCGTCGTCTTCAAT GGCGTGAATCAAGGATCCAAGAACAAGGCATCCATTCTTGGAACTGCTACACTGAACCTGGCTGAATATGCATCGACAGCAAAGGAGGAGATTGAGATAAAGCTTCCATTGGTTCTGCCTGGTGTTACCACCGAATCTCCTCCGTCACTTCAT ATTTCTCTCAACCTACTGGAATTGAGACTTGGTGAAGAAACATCAGAGGCAGAGCAGAGGCCTATAGTGCCTGCTCCATTATCGCCTTCTTCTGGAGACGGTCAGCCCGCGGAAAAGGACGAGCTATCCGCTCTTAAAGCTGGACTGAGAAAGGTGAAAATCTTTAGAGAGCTTGTGTCAACTCGTAAACCTAAAAAGACTTGTGGAGATGATGAAGGCAGTGAAGGGAAGTGCTCCGCTAGGAGTGAAGAAGTGGAGCAAGCATACCCGTTCGATACAGACTCGATGGATGATGATCTCGATGAAGGAGAAATAGAAGAGGGCAAGGAGGTTAGGAAGTCGTTCAGTTACGGGACATTAGCGTATGCTAACTTTGCCGGTTCATTTTGCGGTGATGTTGGTTTTGATGGGGAGTATGAGGACTGGGTTTATTACAGCCATCGGAGATCTGATGTTGGTTATTCACGTAATGAAGAGACAGCACCATCTGTTCAGGAGCAATCTGTGTCGCAGGCATCAAAGAGGAGCATCATCCTCCCATGGAGGAAGagaaaattagggtttcggTCGCCAAAGGCAAAAGGGGAACCTTTGTTGAAGAAGGCTTAtggggaggagggaggagacgaTATCGACTATGATCGGAGGGTTCTCAGTTCATCCGATGAATCTCTCTCTGCCCTG AAGCAAAAGGACGAAGAAGGTTCTACTAACCACTCATCAGTATCAGaatttggtgatgacaattttGTAATTGGTAGCTGGGAGACAAAGGAGATAGTGAGCCGCGACGGCCACATGAAGCTTTCCACCCAAGTCTTTTTCGCATCAATCGATCAAAGAAGCGAACGGGCTGCCGGTGAGAGTGCGTGCACTGCCCTTGTGGCCGTCATCGCTGACTGGCTTCACAATAATCCTAACATGATGCCTATTAAGTCCCAGTTCGACAGCCTTATTCGAGACGGCTCCCTTGAGTGGAGAAGCCTCTGCGACAATCAATCTTATCGAGAGCGCTTCCCTGATAAGCATTTTGACCTTGAAACTGTTCTTCATGCGAATGTCCGCCCGCTATCTGTTAACCCTAGCAAGTCCTTTATTGGTTTTTTCCATCCAGAAGGCACCGAGGATAGTAGCGGCTTTGAGTTTTTACATGGGGCCATGTCCTTCGATTGCATTTGGGATGAGATTAGCAGAGATGGTGGGCCGGAGTGCCTCTACATTGTGAGCTGGAATGATCACTTCTTCGTGTTAAAGGTCGAGCGTGATGCTTATTACATTATAGATACGCTTGGGGAGAGGCTCTATGAAGGCTGTGACCAGGCTTACATTCTCAAATTCGATGCGAGTACTTCGATTCGTCAAATTCCGAGTGAGGAAAAAACTGCCAATTCTGATTCCAATGGAGCTGCAAGTAGTGGCGCACAGAGTTCTAACTCTAAAGGAGAGGACGATGGCGAAAATAGTGCTGTTGCAGACGGTGAGCTCGTTTGCGAGGGTAAGGAGTCGTGCAAGGAGTACATTAAGAGCTTCTTGGCGGCCATTCCGATCAGGGAACTTTTGGTCGATATCAAGAAAGGGCTTATGGCTTCTGCTACCCCGCTGCACCACCGACTCCAAATCGAATTGCATTACACCGACTCATCTAAGGAGACAAACATGGAGTTCCCATTGCCAATAGAGACAGGCGCAGCACTAACCGTAGCACCTGCAGTTGCTGTATAG
- the LOC109712739 gene encoding uncharacterized protein At5g39865-like, producing MNKLKARILRTLKSLPTRGVYDPPPPPTTTTTTTKQQQQQTTGADDDADDLFFFDAPPSPDSILNPKTSPSSSPSSSSYVLEEEEEEDLLRGFEVRCPPGGEEAVIVYTTSLRGIRKTFEDCGRVRLLLRSLGAAFHERDVAMDAGYRDELRGVLGRGAAPPRVFVKGRYVGGAEELVALHDQAKLLPLLRRVAAERRGGGGGLCAGCGGAGFAVCARCSGSCKVFDEGRGVAIRCANCNENEAIPNKHLSSCLIIVFGDRIVNFEDDK from the exons atgaacAAATTGAAGGCGAGGATCCTCCGCACCCTCAAATCCCTCCCCACCCGCGGCGTTTacgatcctcctcctcctccgacgacgacgacgacgacgacgaagcaGCAACAGCAACAAACGACCggcgccgacgacgacgccgacgatctcttcttcttcgacgCCCCTCCGTCCCCCGATTCCATCCTCAACCCTAAaacctccccctcctcctccccctcctcctcctcctacgtCCTC gaggaggaggaggaggaagatttGCTGCGAGGATTCGAGGTCAGGTGCCCGCCGGGAGGGGAGGAGGCGGTGATCGTCTACACGACGAGCTTGCGGGGGATAAGGAAGACGTTCGAGGACTGCGGGCGCGTGCGGCTGCTGCTGCGGAGCCTGGGAGCGGCGTTCCACGAGAGGGACGTGGCCATGGACGCGGGCTACAGGGACGAGCTCCGCGGCGTCCTCGGGCGGGGCGCGGCGCCGCCGAGGGTGTTCGTGAAGGGGAGGTACGTGGGGGGCGCGGAGGAGCTCGTCGCGCTCCACGACCAGGCCAAGCTGCTCCCGCTGCTCCGGCGGGTGGCGGCggagcgccgcggcggcggcggaggtttGTGTGCGGGGTGCGGCGGTGCGGGGTTCGCGGTGTGCGCGAGGTGCAGCGGCAGTTGCAAGGTGTTCGACGAGGGGAGAGGGGTCGCGATCCGGTGCGCGAATTGTAATGAGAATG AAGCCATACCAAACAAGCACTTGAGTTCTTGTCTTATTATTGTCTTTGGAGATCGAATTGTTAACTTCGAAGATGATAAATGA
- the LOC109712986 gene encoding methyl-CpG-binding domain-containing protein 11-like isoform X1 — translation MASDEPKGAIESADVAEAEAEAEVVSVELPAPPGWKKKFTPKMGGTPRRTEIVFISPTGEEIKNKKQLDQYLKSYPGGPSSSEFDWGTGDTPRRSARISEKAKATETPEGEKPKKRERKSSSKKGSKEKKEDETAGAEKDAGATDEEAKDAAADVEMKETAGAEMKGTETSKEGLTETAVNETAVEQDSADKTKENDEKKTEENAKKAENSEEPSKDGSLVEEKKVEEEPADSEALPPQPESKGDTSAKEGKGEGEVSTENGGQMDNKKHDVDHKEAPLANSDDGQHPPDS, via the exons ATGGCGAGCGACGAGCCCAAGGGGGCGATCGAGAGCGCCGAcgtggcggaggcggaggcggaggccgaGGTCGTCTCCGTCGAGCTCCCCGCTCCCCCCGGGTGGAAGAAGAAG TTCACTCCTAAAATGGGTGGAACACCAAGAAGGACTGAAATAGTTTTCATTTCGCCTACTGGCGAGGAGATTAAGAATAAGAAGCAATTGGATCAGTACCTGAAGTCCTATCCTGGAGGCCCCTCTTCATCTGAATTTGATTGGGGAACGG gTGATACTCCAAGGCGCTCGGCAAGGATCAGCGAGAAAGCAAAGGCAACTGAAACCCCGGAAGGCGAGAAAccgaagaaaagagagaggaaatcAAGCTCAAAAAAAGGAtcgaaggagaagaaagaagacgAAACTGCAGGAGCTGAGAAAGATGCTGGTGCTACAGACGAAGAAGCTAAAGATGCTGCTGCTGATGTGGAGATGAAAGAAACTGCTGGTGCAGAGATGAAAGGAACTGAAACTTCTAAAGAGGGTCTTACGGAAACAGCCGTGAATGAAACTGCTGTAGAGCAAGATTCGGCAGATAAGACGAAGGAGAATGACGAAAAGAAAACTGAGGAAAATGCAAAGAAGGCCGAAAACTCCGAAGAACCTAGTAAGGATGGCTCTCttgtagaagaaaagaaagtggAAGAGGAACCGGCTGACTCAGAAGCACTCCCCCCACAGCCGGAATCCAAGGGGGATACTTCGGCCAAGGAAGGAAAAGGTGAAGGGGAGGTTTCGACGGAGAACGGCGGCCAAATGGACAATAAAAAACATGATGTGGACCACAAGGAAGCACCTTTAGCAAACTCCGACGATGGGCAGCATCCACCCGACTCCTGA